Part of the Shewanella eurypsychrophilus genome is shown below.
GTCTTTATCTCGGCCCCAGCAGGCTTACTAGGCAAGCTTACTGGTTGGGATGTATCAATCTTCCTTGGTTGTATTTTCGCTTACTACCTGATCGCGACTATTGTTCCTGTCGATAAGATTATTGGTCGTCTGTACCCATTCTTCGGTGCACTGCTGCTATTTATGTCTTTTGGATTAACAATCGCACTCGTCGTTTCCAGTGAACATACAATGCTCCCAGGCTTCGAAGCAGGTGATTTCTTAAGTAATTTGAATCCTAATGATATGCCTTTATGGCCAGCACTGTTTATTACCATTGCTTGCGGCGCCGTATCTGGTTTCCATGCGACTCAGTCTCCATTGATGGCACGATGTGTTGAGAATGAAACAAACGGCCGATTCGTCTTCTATGGCGCTATGATTGGTGAAGGTGTTATTGCCATTATCTGGTGTGCGATTGCCCTATCTTTCTTCGGCGGTGTTGCAGGCCTTAACGAAGGAATGGGTGGTAACCCTGCGAATGTCGTTTATGAAGCTTCTACAGGCCTTCTTGGTGCAGTGGGTGGATTCCTGGCAATCTTAGGTGTTATTATTTTGCCTATCACCTCTGGTGACACAGCCTTTCGTTCTGCGCGTTTAATTCTGTCTGAGTTCTTCAAGATGCCTCAAACAGAGCTCCCAAAACGGTTATTATTGGCCATACCGCTTTTCATCATGGGTGCGATACTGACTCAAGTTGATTTTGGGGTGATATGGCGTTACTTCGGCGTTGCAAATCAGACAACTGCGGTGATGATGTTGTGGACTGCCTCAGCTTACCTTCTACGTCACAATAAGTTCCATTGGATCTGTACTATACCTGCGATGTTTATGACGACTGTCGTCGTTAGCTTCCTGCTCAGCTCGCAGACATTAGGTGCAGGTTTACCCATGACTCTATCAACCATTACTGGCATAGTGACGACTGCAGTGGTCACTGGATTGGTAATGATTAAAACCAAAGGAAAAGGTGAAGGTGAAAGTGAAGATGATTTAGTTGAAGAGAAATCAGCTAGCTAAATATTCTATGCAGCCAAGCGTTTAAACCTAAACAGCCAGTCATTGACTGGCTGTTTTCTATTAACCAAAGGGAGGTTATTGTTTAAGTATTTCTGGTATAATTTGAACACTGCCGTCATCACTAGATAACCAAACTTCCCCATCACTAATATTATACTGTAGCGCCATATTACGGGCGACCAGCTCTCCCATT
Proteins encoded:
- a CDS encoding carbon starvation protein A codes for the protein MMWFLMCIGLLIGGYFVYGVFVEKVFGINEKRQTPAFAQTDGVDFVPMSKGKVYLIQLLNIAGVGPIFGPILGALYGPAAMLWIVFGCIFAGAVHDYFSGMLSIRNHGQSVPNLAGKYLGKGAKHFMNVFAIILLLLVGVVFISAPAGLLGKLTGWDVSIFLGCIFAYYLIATIVPVDKIIGRLYPFFGALLLFMSFGLTIALVVSSEHTMLPGFEAGDFLSNLNPNDMPLWPALFITIACGAVSGFHATQSPLMARCVENETNGRFVFYGAMIGEGVIAIIWCAIALSFFGGVAGLNEGMGGNPANVVYEASTGLLGAVGGFLAILGVIILPITSGDTAFRSARLILSEFFKMPQTELPKRLLLAIPLFIMGAILTQVDFGVIWRYFGVANQTTAVMMLWTASAYLLRHNKFHWICTIPAMFMTTVVVSFLLSSQTLGAGLPMTLSTITGIVTTAVVTGLVMIKTKGKGEGESEDDLVEEKSAS